One Aphidius gifuensis isolate YNYX2018 linkage group LG3, ASM1490517v1, whole genome shotgun sequence DNA window includes the following coding sequences:
- the LOC122852066 gene encoding protein sprint-like isoform X3: MLPPFLNNSDIMMLCTSPTNPRNATSREIRSRYAEISVRRSDVFLEPYLQQHGTVDGSPSTPPPPNPLMQHQLAHMHHVQSTESLSSEGESSVHGTSTADSSDTPNDSGSEIACDITLIERIIRSHPIWFLPGIQRAGAFHLLQGKEEGNFLVRQSSQSDTMALSVRLPSGKGPYIEHYLIQANKGKLSLETSDNRFDNIPSLIAHYAQCCSDELPVQLTLPRAMREAKNRQQLSSLALLGQEFWRYPMANPKSPESACSTTSSTNSSIGNFDNGNDNQDDKNIVLNLIRISAQELNIVTSTNTTSKITSSLPRQTRPTPPNTLNLKTFNEPLDGKKNRLDIILSNDKLCQKLISPNLVQKARQRSPIVHNVEDNVLIPPNSQNNLELTSETINHHDDTIKNTNTNNSDRSDKTKTTPPPPPPRWAKPAVNSNSSSSSSNNNNNINNNNNNNNNNNNNNNINNVTVTTKTVITLNVNQNGTTENNKTLKNNLLSPTSYKIMSISKPMSPIISTISSSPTTKMINEIKTPSILSPITTPSGSSKLSRRRQEREAKKNSQHYQESDILESYCRSSPGDKISDYEDIWNTNDKSNNTSNYSPNDSTFISPIGSDSIKDTFGERLMVLRNDRSTKSREKLSYMDIQSPEFSSFKPIIETSIKNLKESSTSSSPDDSSISITQKRPDLLSRVCSSNSLNTTSISARMKVSMMFTKSESNSPMTPESKLNSPFYAEPADAIQQAHPYVPRRKNRNNGLVSKYRHSEPGWFQGQIQTNNKLQQIDWNQIDKNDDKVPLISSSVDNLTKRYGIKEKKTPPRAKPVQPPKLKAKISTDASWAVDSSWEFIGNGEEEEGEGEGGEEEDEEENDKVVEEETGENIEGYSEAEEKRHFENENKEMMINNNDNKLMKQIDDNNCRIKFSKDDGQKNIGNALTVQSIIFERYPELFKASDTAESNHSDRNSSYDNVEHRISEIFDFAESETTLDTDDSDQDQLQRKLSFKQRLDPLLAPPRLQALRNREPGGTGTSIRTYALQLAADKTTTFSQNIDNFIQCTTEGKEASPHIVMRNIRQFMSGMKNYLVKNGEREFEKEVEKERLKLKANEFLNLDAILEGVMMRLVVRPLRKHVYKLFVDHYGDTGSLGTLADSIQYAHGKHIQELGVRSAIIPPSDVSLNHILKYIEQLQMSDSPLDKLENLLSAISAIFNSVKHADHDRHVTLGADDLLPLLVWVLVQGKVVDAEIEAEFMWGLLHPSLLTGEGGYYLTTLSSAVHVLKTFKSSQATMSTHNGSTATPDCCSSVLRVLIPDELHGSLNTRTLPVRPNMNTRDVCRILAHKIRCTNPQDYGLFKLVQGEETLLGDQECPQELSHCLFAFKRIDAKIAWPKTAT, from the exons atgCTGCCGCCATTTTTAAACAACAGTGATATTATGATGCTATGCACAAGTCCAACAAATCCAAGAAACGCAACAAGTCGAGAAATTCGAAGTCGTTATGCAGAAATATCAGTCAGAag gAGTGATGTTTTCTTGGAGCCATATCTTCAACAACACGGAACAGTGGATGGTTCACCAAGTACCCCACCACCACCAAATCCTCTCATGCAACATCAATTAGCACACATGCATCATGTACAAAGTACTGAATCATTATCATCTGAGGGTGAATCATCAGTACATGGTACATCAACAGCAGATTCATCTGATACACCAAATGATTCTGGTAGTGAAATTGCATGTGATATAACACTCATTGAAAGAATAATAAGATCACATCCAATATGGTTTTTACCTGGTATACAAAGAGCTGGTGCATTTCATTTATTACAAGGTAAAGAAGAaggtaattttttagttaGACAATCAAGTCAAAGTGATACAATGGCATTGTCTGTGAGGCTACCATCTGGTAAAGGACCATATATTGAACACTATTTGATACAAGCAAACAAAGGAAAACTTAGTCTTGAAACATCTGATAATCGATTTGATAACATTCCATCACTCATTGCGCATTACGCTCAGTGTTG TAGCGACGAGTTACCTGTCCAGCTAACACTACCACGAGCAATGCGTGAAGCCAAAAATAGACAGCAGCTGTCGTCACTTGCTCTATTGGGTCAGGAGTTTTGGAGATATCCAATGGCAAATCCAAAATCACCAGAAAGTGCTTGTAGTACAACAAGCAGCACCAATTCAAGTATAGGAAATTTTGACAATg gAAATGATAATCAAGATGACAAAAACATTGTACTTAATCTCATACGAATTTCAGCACAAGAAT tgAATATAGTTACAAGCACTAATAcaacatcaaaaataacatCATCACTACCCCGTCAAACCCGACCAACACCACCCAATACactcaatttaaaaacattcaatGAGCCACTTGACGGGAAAAAAAATCgtcttgatattattttatcgaatgataaattatgtcaaaaattaatatcaccaAATCTTGTTCAAAAAGCACGTCAACGTTCACCAATTGTACATAATGTTGAAGACAATGTATTGATACCACCaaattcacaaaataatttagaattaacaagtgaaacaataaatcatcatgatgataccataaaaaatacaaatacaaataattcagATCGTtctgataaaacaaaaacaacaccaccaccaccaccgccACGTTGGGCAAAACCTGCTGTAAATTCaaattcttcttcttcttcttctaataataataataatatcaataataataataataataataataataataataataataataatattaataatgtaacAGTAACAACAAAAACAGTAATAACATTAAATGTCAATCAAAACGGTAcaacagaaaataataaaacattaaaaaataatttactaagTCCAacaagttataaaataatgagtatATCGAAACCAATGTCaccaataatatcaacaatatcatcatcaccaacaacaaaaatgataaatgaaataaaaacgCCAAGTATATTATCACCAATAACAACACCATCTGGTAGTAGTAAATTATCACGTAGACGTCAAGAACgtgaagctaaaaaaaattcacaacatTATCAAGAATCAGATATACTAGAATCATATTGTCGTAGTTCACCAGGTGATAAAATATCAGATTATGAAGATATATGgaatacaaatgataaatcgAATAATACAAGTAATTATTCACCAAATGATTCAACATTTATAAGTCCAATTGGTTCTGATAGTATTAAAGATACATTTGGTGAACGTTTAATGGTATTAAGAAATGATAGATCAACAAAATCACGTGAAAAATTAAGTTATATGGACATACAATCACCAGAATTTAGTAGTTTCAAACCAATTATTGAaacaagtattaaaaatttaaaagaatcatcaacatcatcatcaccagatGATAGTAGTATTAGTATAACACAAAAAAGACCAGATTTATTATCACGTGTTTGTAGttcaaattcattaaatacaaCATCAATATCAGCTAGAATGAAAGTATCAATGATGTTTACAAAATCAGAAAGTAATAGTCCAATGACACCagaatcaaaattaaattcgcCATTTTATGCTGAACCAGCTGATGCAATACAACAAGCTCATCCATATGTGCCAAGAAGAAAAAATCGTAATAATGGTCTAGTCAGTAAATATCGTCACAGTGAACCAGGCTGGTTTCAAGGacaaatacaaacaaataataaattacaacaaaTTGATTGGaatcaaattgataaaaatgatgataaagtaccattaatatcatcatcagttGATAATTTAACTAAAAGATATggtattaaagaaaaaaaaacaccaccAAGAGCAAAACCAGTACAACCACCAAAATTAAAAGCTAAAATATCAACAGATGCATCATGGGCTGTTGATTCAAGTTGGGAATTTATTGGTAATggtgaagaagaagaaggtgAAGGAGAAGGAGGAGAAGAAGAAGACGAGGAAGAAAATGATAAAGTAGTTGAAGAAGAAACAGGTGAAAATATTGAAGGTTACAGTGAAGCAGAAGAAAAGCGgcattttgaaaatgaaaataaagaaatgatgataaataataatgacaataagttgatgaaacaaatcgatgataataattgtagaataaaattttcaaaagatGATGGACAAAAAAACATTGGAAATGCATTAACTGTTCAgagtattatttttgaaag aTACCCAGAATTATTTAAAGCATCAGATACTGCTGAATCAAATCACAGTGATAGAAATTCATCATATGACAATGTTGAGCATCGAATAAGTGAAATATTCGATTTTGCTGAATCTGAAACAACGCTAGATACGGATGACAGTGATCAAGATCAATTACAgcgtaaattatcatttaaacaaCGACTAGATCCACTTCTTG cACCACCAAGATTACAAGCATTAAGAAATCGTGAACCAGGTGGTACTGGTACGAGTATTCGTACATATGCACTACAACTTGCAGctgataaaacaacaacattttcacaaaatattgataattttatacagTGTACAACTGAAGGAAAGGAAGCAAGTCCACATATTGTTATGAGAAATATACGTCAATTTATGTCTggtatgaaaaattatttggttaAAAATGGTGAACGTGAATTTGAAAAGGAAGTTGAAAAAgaaagattaaaattaaaagctaatgaatttttaaatcttgatgCTATTCTTGAGGGTGTAATGATGAGATTAGTCGTACGTCCATTGAGAAaacatgtttataaattattcgtTGATCATTATGGTGATACAGGATCACTTGGTACACTTGCTGATAGTATTCAATATGCTCATGGAAAACATATTCAAGAACTGGGTGTTAGa TCTGCAATAATTCCACCATCAGATGTAAGTTTGAATCACATTCTGAAATACATTGAGCAGCTACAAATGTCAGATTCACCATTGGATAAATTGGAGAATTTATTATCAGCAATATCAGCAATATTTAATTCAGTTAAACATGCTGATCATGATCGACATGTTACACTTGGTGCTGATGATCTTTTACCACTTCTTGTTTGGGTATTGGTACAGGGAAAAGTTGTTGATGCAGAAATTGAAGCTGAATTTATGTGGGGTCTTCTTCATCCATCACTTTTAACTGGTGAAGGTGGATATTATTTGACAACATTGTCAAGTGCTGTTCATGTACTCAAAACATTCAAAAGTAGCCAAGCTACAATGTCAACCCACAAT ggttCTACAGCAACACCAGATTGTTGTTCATCTGTATTGAGGGTATTGATACCTGATGAGTTGCATGGATCACTAAATACACGAACACTTCCAGTTCGGCCTAACATGAATACTCGTGATGTTTGTCGAATTCTTGCACATAAAATAAGATGCACAAATCCACAAGACTATGGTCTTTTTAAACTTGTTCAAGGAGAag AAACTCTACTGGGTGACCAAGAATGTCCTCAAGAATTATCTCACTGCCTCTTTGCTTTTAAAAGAATTGATGCCAAAATTGCCTGGCCCAAAACTGCCacgtaa